Proteins encoded by one window of Gouania willdenowi chromosome 4, fGouWil2.1, whole genome shotgun sequence:
- the LOC114462202 gene encoding uncharacterized protein LOC114462202: MDYIPTFTWSDSGEIILKPTPDAQAYALEVQARSMQIGGVKGPARVIQDAKLRVHHGQGDVEDYNLLLSQHDLQFGKYRGQTFYWLLCNDMGYAVMIVAAHLKERQAGSDNMSHTMLNKDSLCCYAKLFPDVMRAVEQRMLSDGSLIPASSSALDHKVVGFGKHAKLSYKDFFESSVAEVQSYRNWLRRTPARSAGTMMDQLRKYVLWRDEQTMKASTSASTSASASSSTSASSASASSTSASASSTSASASFASASVSASRSSVMPVNAPSSRSPPPPPVRRTKRIAVIASSSDDDDDDAAMVSAVEEMEKSDLPPLTTPTPTPPPTTPTPGPIAPQAPPPPAVLRRTAGVSSADVCLPDAWRETLPPGQHGWLSRALFTRDSAGKAALKSELQLWYHPPGPRHIYFQPPTSPEAFFQRPFFLWMPYRVWRCPIVCPVCKHKMTSCGIYKTVRRVLDRDGWYYMGTEYLECRSCGKKLASWCLSILGQLSQEYRSQFPAVLTYRLACDRRVLSQMSGRTLGNSAARLYTFLREEHTRAWMTRCVHYMHAYRQFNMPNVERPPPAMYPQMDPVPGPQWILAAHGNHCYGRIEEMQASITSVYGSILKMDSTKKITKKLAGHVAGTAGWVTNVGNEHGQVLISVLTVAEGSGLKAMAQGLMRRYKQAGVEPPVALYVDRDCCCSSQDGRSAAGRMFSEWSTLKVRLDIWHFMRRLAGVVTTDSHPLYANFMRRISAAIFVWDPEDVALLKRAKEAAVPGSWGTVTLKEMARHCRRATRGTELTERYLDDVLDAFKDATDTMGVPLLDADRVEPIWATQRRHVCCIQDPPHVPLYLQTGQVTMGGVSLPVYRCARGSTSLESFHLHLNRFIPGTSANDIHFQLYLLEGLTRWNADRSRATVQRGSRGPHLCYNPREMEHANQLSVELFGQRMLDAHSDPSRPYTGELIGVAYLFAQTGQVLEDIPEDTEGPQDEQQVDVIEEGEEEEGQDVDEGFQDLMFYLEGLLQNPVPQPPASTAQPQAEEVYVGDDGTPGYQHVVGLAERLVQLRLLNCVSQRQAEEIVQLWQRLPERDKAPLVFPPRFRDQLTHGRFKKPKSSHAPTDSRAGVESLRRCLSSQGSGPAQSPGVSRLVETICILLCKIFPQNRTTSGVRISRWSDIVRNYGFIRENVLSHPMLSTKLQLFEINQKTLTQWFNKRKARQENVVLCVGKMDNIPPLTGDPQPAARRMAAPLHHAASVHVPAPHMATSASLVAMATTTPAAAPSASAPAVVLRPPLPPPVVEPQTQRLPKTTAWKRKQLDLKKEEAEREGLAYVGRANFSCKCQLCKQPKTKAFGHSRFHSKKRKTMIHFCEATAGGQTVEEWLSERKREEDQL, encoded by the exons ATGGACTACATTCCAACTTTCACCTGGTCCGACTCTGGAGAAATAATCCTGAAGCCAACACCTGATGCGCAGGCCTATGCCCTTGAGGTGCAAGCCCGGAGCATGCAGATTGGTGGAGTGAAAGGGCCCGCCAGAGTCATTCAGGATGCAAAGCTGCGTGTCCACCATGGCCAAGGTGATGTGGAGGATTACAACCTGCTCCTCAGTCAACATGACCTGCAGTTTGGCAAATATCGTGGCCAGACCTTCTACTGGCTCCTTTGCAATGACATGGGTTACGCTGTCATGATTGTGGCTGCTCATTTGAAGGAGCGTCAGGCTGGCAGTGATAACATGAGCCACACGATGCTGAACAAGGACAGCCTATGTTGCTATGCCAAGCTGTTCCCAGATGTCATGCGGGCTGTTGAGCAGAGGATGCTGTCCGATGGCTCCCTGATTCCAGCATCCTCCTCAGCACTGGATCACAAGGTGGTTGGCTTTGGTAAACACGCCAAACTCAGCTACAAAGATTTTTTCGAATCTTCTGTTGCTGAGGTGCAGAG CTACAGGAACTGGCTCCGGAGGACCCCTGCTCGCTCAGCTGGTACAATGATGGACCAGCTGAGAAAGTACGTGCTGTGGAGGGATGAGCAGACGATGAAGGCCTCAACGTCTGCCTCCACCTCCGCCTctgcctcctcctccacctctgcCTCCTCCGCCTCTGCCTCCTCCACCTCCGCCTCTGCCTCCTCCACCTCCGCCTCTGCCTCCTTCGCCTCAGCATCTGTCTCTGCCAGCCGTTCATCTGTGATGCCTGTCAATGCGCCATCATCACgctcacctcctcctcctcctgtgagGAGAACAAAGAGGATCGCTGTCATAG CGTCGtcttctgatgatgatgatgatgatgcggCGATGGTGTCTGCTGTGGAGGAAATGGAAAAGTCTGACCTCCCTC CTTTGACTACTCCTACACCTACTCCGCCGCCCACCACGCCTACTCCCGGCCCCATAGCACCACAGGCTCCACCTCCACCTGCAGTGTTGAGACGCACTGCTGGAGTGTCTTCCGCGGAC GTTTGTCTCCCTGATGCCTGGAGGGAGACGCTGCCCCCAGGACAGCATGGCTGGCTCAGCAGGGCCCTCTTCACCAGGGACTCAGCCGGAAAGGCAGCCCTGAAATCAGAGCTGCAGCTCTGGTACCACCCACCGGGACCACGGCACATCTACTTCCAGCCTCCAACCTCTCCCGAAGCCTTCTTCCAGCGTCCCTTCTTCCTGTGGATGCCGTACCGGGTGTGGCGCTGCCCCATCGTGTGCCCAGTCTGCAAACACAAGATGACCTCGTGTGGCATATATAAGACAGTGCGGCGAGTGCTGGACCGCGACGGCTGGTACTACATGGGCACAGAGTACCTGGAGTGCCGGAGCTGTGGGAAGAAGCTGGCCTCCTGGTGCCTCAGCATCCTTGGCCAGCTGTCGCAGGAGTACCGATCGCAGTTTCCCGCTGTGCTCACATACAG GCTGGCCTGTGATCGGCGCGTGCTCTCCCAGATGAGCGGTCGCACGCTGGGCAACAGCGCCGCGAGGCTGTACACCTTCCTCCGTGAGGAGCACACGAGGGCCTGGATGACTCGCTGCGTGCACTACATGCATGCGTACAGGCAGTTCAACATGCCTAATGTTGAGAGGCCTCCACCTGCCATGTACCCCCAGATGGATCCCGTCCCCGGGCCGCAGTGGATCCTGGCAGCCCATGGCAATCATTGCTATGGGCGAATCGAGGAGATGCAGGCCAGCATCACGTCTGTTTACGGCTCGATCCTGAAGATGGACTCCACCAAGAAG ATCACCAAGAAGCTGGCCGGACACGTCGCCGGGACCGCCGGGTGGGTGACAAACGTCGGCAATGAGCACGGACAGGTCCTCATCTCCGTGCTGACGGTGGCCGAGGGCAGCGGCCTGAAGGCCATGGCCCAGGGCCTGATGCGCCGGTACAAGCAGGCGGGGGTGGAGCCTCCCGTGGCGCTGTACGTGGACAGGGACTGCTGCTGCTCCAGCCAGGACGGACGCTCCGCCGCCGGGAGAATGTTCTCAGAGTGGTCCACCCTCAAAGTGAGGTTGGACATCTGGCATTTCATGCGCCGGCTGGCTGGCGTGGTGACCACCGACAGTCACCCTCTGTACGCGAACTTTATGCGCCGCATCTCCGCAGCCATTTTTGTGTGGGACCCGGAGGACGTTGCTCTCCTGAAGCGAGCCAAGGAGGCCGCCGTGCCCGGCTCCTGGGGCACCGTGACGCTGAAGGAGATGGCTCGACACTGTCGGCGTGCCACGCGAGGCACGGAGCTCACGGAGAGGTACCTGGACGACGTTCTGGACGCGTTCAAAGACGCCACGGACACCATGGGCGTCCCTCTCCTCGACGCAGACCGCGTGGAGCCCATTTGGGCCACGCAGCGCCGCCACGTGTGCTGCATCCAGGACCCTCCTCACGTGCCTCTATACCTCCAAACCGGCCAGGTGACCATGGGTGGAGTCAGCCTCCCCGTGTACCGCTGCGCCAGAGGTTCCACCTCCTTGGAGTCGTTTCACCTCCACCTCAACCGGTTCATCCCTG GGACCAGTGCGAACGACATCCACTTTCAGCTCTACCTGCTGGAGGGGCTGACGAGGTGGAACGCAGACCGCAGCCGCGCAACCGTCCAGAGAGGTAGCCGAGGCCCACACCTCTGCTACAACCCCCGGGAAATGGAGCACGCCAACCAGCTCTCGGTGGAGCTCTTTGGGCAGCGTATGTTGGACGCACACTCGGATCCCTCGCGCCCGTACACAG GAGAGCTGATTGGAGTGGCCTATCTTTTCGCCCAGACTGGCCAGGTCCTGGAGGACATCCCAGAGGACACGGAGGGACCTCAGGACGAGCAGCAGGTGGATGTAATTGAGGAgggggaagaggaggaaggGCAGGATGTTGACGAGGGCTTCCAGGATCTGATGTTTTACCTGGAAGGCCTCCTGCAAAATCCAGTTCCGCAGCCGCCGGCGTCTACGGCTCAGCCACAAGCGGAGGAG GTTTATGTGGGCGATGATGGCACTCCCGGCTACCAGCATGTGGTCGGACTGGCTGAACGTCTGGTCCAGCTGCGCCTGCTCAACTGTGTTTCTCAGAGGCAGGCGGAGGAGATAGTGCAGTTGTGGCAGAGGCTGCCTGAGCGGGACAAAGCGCCACTCGTTTTTCCACCCAGGTTCAGGGACCAGTTGACGCACGGCCGGTTTAAAAAACCAAAGTCCTCCCATGCGCCGACAGATTCACGGGCTGGGGTGGAGAGCTTGAGGAG ATGTCTCAGCAGTCAGGGGAGCGGACCAGCGCAGAGTCCAGGAGTCAGCCGCCTGGTGGAAACGATCTGCATTCTCCTGTGCAAGATCTTTCCCCAGAACCGGACGACATCTGGTGTTCGAATCAGCCGCTGGAGTGACATCGTACGGAACTACGGGTTCATCAGGGAGAACGTGCTAAGTCACCCGATGCTCTCCACAAAACTCCAGCTATTTGAGATCAACCAAAAAACACTGACGCAGTg GTTTAACAAGCGGAAGGCGCGTCAGGAGAACGTGGTTCTCTGTGTTGGCAAAATGGACAACATCCCACCGCTGACAGGCGACCCTCAGCCTGCAGCACGGAGGATGGCTGCGCCTTTACACCACGCAGCAAGCGTCCATGTCCCTGCACCACACATGGCCACCAGTGCTTCCcttgttgccatggcaacaacaaccccagcagcagcaccatCAGCATCAGCACCAGCTGTAGTGCTGCGTCCGCCACTGCCACCACCAGTGGTTGagcctcagacacagaggctgCCAAAAACCACTGCGTGGAAGCGGAAACAGttggacttaaaaaaagagGAGGCTGAGAGGGAAGGACTGGCGTATGTTGGGAGGGCCAACTTTTCTTGCAAATGCCAACTATGCAAGCAGCCAAAGACTAAGGCATTTGGACACAGCCGCTTCCACAGCAAGAAAAGGAAAACCATGATTCACTTTTGTGAGGCAACTGCTGGGGGTCAAACTGTGGAGGAATGGCTGAGTGAGAGGAAGCGGGAGGAGGACCAGCTTTGA